One genomic region from Capra hircus breed San Clemente chromosome 18, ASM170441v1, whole genome shotgun sequence encodes:
- the DHDH gene encoding trans-1,2-dihydrobenzene-1,2-diol dehydrogenase produces MALRWGIVSAGLISSDFTTMLRMLPRSEHQVVAVAARDLSRAKEFAKKHDIPKAYGSYEELAKDPDVEVAYIGTQHPQHKAAVLLCLTAGKAVLCEKPMGVNAAEVREMVAEARSRGLFLMEAIWTRFFPAVEALRSVLAQGTLGDLRVVRAEFGKNLTHVHRATDWAQAGGGLLDLGIYCLQFISMVFGGQKPEKISAVGRRHETGVDDTVTVILQYPGGVHGSFTCSISAQLANTVAVSGTKGMAQLLDPCWSPTELVVKGEHKEFPLPPAPGKEFNFTNGMGMCYEANHVRECLQKGLKESPVIPLVESELLADILEEVRKAIGITFPQDKC; encoded by the exons ATGGCGCTTCGCTGGGGCATCGTGTCGGCTGGCCTTATCTCCAGCGACTTCACGACGATGCTGCGGATGCTGCCTCGCTCTGAGCACCAG GTAGTGGCGGTAGCGGCCCGTGACCTGAGCCGGGCGAAGGAGTTTGCTAAGAAACACGACATCCCCAAGGCCTATGGATCCTATGAGGAACTGGCCAAGGACCCAGACGTGG AGGTGGCCTACATTGGCACCCAGCACCCCCAGCACAAGGCCGCAGTGTTACTCTGCCTGACAGCGGGCAAGGCTGTGTTGTGCGAGAAGCCCATGGGTGTGAACGCTGCGGAAGTGCGTGAAATGGTTGCTGAGGCCCGATCCCGAGGCCTCTTCCTTATGGAG GCCATCTGGACCCGGTTCTTCCCTGCTGTAGAGGCTCTGAGGTCTGTCCTGGCCCAGGGAACTCTGGGGGACCTTCGGGTGGTTCGGGCAGAATTTGGGAAGAATCTCACCCACGTACACCGGGCCACAGACTGGGCCCAGGCGGGAGGTGGCTTGTTAGACCTTGGCATCTACTGCCTCCAGTTCATCTCCATGGTCTTTGGTGGGCAGAAGCCGGAGAAGATTTCAGCTGTGGGAAGGCGCCATGAAACAG GTGTGGACGACACTGTCACTGTGATACTCCAGTACCCAGGAGGGGTCCACGGCAGCTTCACCTGCAGCATCTCTGCCCAGCTCGCCAACACGGTGGCCGTGAGTGGTACCAAGGGCATGGCCCAG ctcCTCGACCCCTGCTGGAGCCCAACAGAGCTGGTGGTGAAGGGGGAGCATAAGGAGTTCCCACTGCCTCCAGCCCCAGGAAAGGAGTTCAATTTTACAAATGGAATGGGCATGTGTTATGAGGCCAACCATGTCCGGGAATGCCTGCAGAAAG GCCTGAAGGAAAGTCCTGTGATTCCGCTGGTGGAAAGTGAGCTCCTGGCTGACATCCTTGAGGAGGTGAGGAAGGCCATTGGAATCACCTTCCCCCAAGACAAATGCTGA